A segment of the Spirochaetota bacterium genome:
CATTGTACAATGATATCGAAATTTTAAACAGCTTTGAAAGGTGGGAATTTTCAAGATCTTCTCTCCTCTTGCCTTCTGTCACGTTTTTGTTATAGTATTTGCGATGCCGAACAACTATCGGTAAGCGAGGATAAAATGGGCAGTATCACAATAGATCCTGAACGATGCAAGGGCTGCGAGCTCTGCGTTCCGGAATGCAAACAGACGCATATAGCGATGAGCACGGCATATAATAAAAAGGGCTACCGCTTCGCTGAATTCAAGACGGATAATTGTAATGCATGCAAGCTCTGCGCGATCGCCTGCCCCGAGATCGCGATCGAAGTAATGAAATAATTCAATCGTCGGTGTTGGACATCCATTCCGGCAGACGTTCACCGGTCGCTTTGTGGTAGAGCGTGTCGGGGTCGATGTCGATCTCATCCGGCCAGCAAAGGGTTTTCGTTTCCCGATCAATGAAGAATCGCTTAAAAAAATCCGGATGCTGTAATTTGGTGAACACGCCGCGTGTCAGGTATTCGGTGAAATCCACAACGCCATGCCTGCCGTTATCGAACGTTATATCGAGTGCATATCCGCCGACATGCCTTGCTGAGACGACATCGTGCATTTTCCCTCCTATGCGAGTGGTTCTATCTTGTCAGGCACAAGATTCGCTTTTGCTTTTTCCCAATCTTTCATCAGTTCAGCCTTATGCAATGCCGCCCATTCTATCACCAGACCTAATGCCCGGGGAGGGAGTTCCCCTTCCTTGACAATAAAGCCATCGATCAGGATCTGTGCTTTGAAATCGCCGTACCTCGCATGGAAATGGGGAGGATTATGGTCATCATAGAAGATCGAGATGATGATTCCGAAAAACCTGCTTATCTCTGGCATGGCTGCCTCCACGATGCTATAAGTATAATTATCTTTTTAAAAAACGCAATTTGAGGGAGGAGACTGTCGCGAAAATAGAGAACAGCGGGTTGCAACCCGCTGTTCTCATCGATTCTGATGGAATTTTGATGCTCGTTGTTCTCCGTTACGGGCGAATAGCATTTTTGCAACACTCTCGGGATTGTAGTGGATGTGGCTTCTAATGGTGGTAATCTTTCACTGGATAGTGCTGCAGATAGGCATTGAAGTGATAAAGAGTTCAGCGCTCGAACGCTATACCCGGTCCGTACGGCGCAAGCCCGACGGTGATATACGGATTGGTGGCGCCGTCATTCTCTTTTTTTCCGAATTGCCACATGCGCCTGCACATGTCCCGCTTGATATCCGCATAGGCGGCATCATCCGAAACATTCACCGTCTCATGCGGATCTTTTACAAGATCGTACAGTTCGTCGAAGTCGAAGCCGTTGAACGTATATTTGAACTGTTTTGTTTTCACCGCGCGCTGTGTGTAGTAGAGTTCCACGCCGTTGCATTGAAAATGGATATCATCGCGCCAGTCGTCCGGGGTTTCGCCTCGGAAGAACGGCGTTATCGATGTGCCGGAAAAGTAGCGATTGGTTCTTACACCGGCAAGGTCGAGGAATGTCGGCGCGAAGTCCGCAAGGGAGATGAATGAATCGACGCGGCGTCCGGGTTTCTTGATCCCGTTTTTCCAGCGCATGGTCGCGGGCACGTGATAGGCACCCTTGAAATTGGGGATGCCTTTTGCGAAAAGTCCGTGCTCGCCGCAATAATCGCCGTGGTCGGATGTGTAAATGACAAGCGTATCGTCGGCCTGGCCTGTTGCATCGAGCGCGCTCATTAGTTCGCCGAAGAGATCATCGAGATACGAGCAGTATGCCCAGAAATGACGTATGCCTTCGCGCACCTCGGTCTCCGATAATTGACCGAAGACTTGATCCCGCATACGCTGATACACCCGCGGCTTATCGCGCATGCGGTCGCTGTAATTCGGCGGGAGCGGTATGTCGTCCAGCCTGTATCTGTCGAGATACTTCTTCGGCACCATGTAGGGATCGTGCGGGCCGATGTAGCTTACGTACAGCATCCAAGGATCGTGTTCACCCTTGAGATCAGAAAGGGCATTGAGCGCAGCGGCGTGCGTTTTCTCATCGTGATGCTGTTCTTCTCGGGTGCCGTAGAGACGAAAATCGACATATCCCGGACGTTTGATCGAGCCGTCCGCTGCAGTTTTCTTCACATCGCTCGGGAGCGCGTTCCTGAACTGGTCCCATCGCTGGCCATGATGCTCCCCTTTGGTGCCGGTAACGAAGTGCTCCGTGAAGCCGTGATCCTTGGGCGATGTTTCCACTGACACATGCCATTTGCCCGCATAGTGGAGCTTATACCCATTGGCGGCAAGGTCTTCGCTGAAAACCTTCGTACCGGGGCGTATCGTTCGCGAGAGCGCCTGGTCATTGCAGATATTGTTCCACACACCATGCGAGGTCGGATAAAGTCCCGTGAAGAATGTGGCTCGCGCGGGGCAGCAATGCGGGCTCGGGCAATAGGTCTCGGTGAAAATGATGCCGTCCTTCGCGAGCGCATCCAGATGCGGTGTTCGCGCCGGATGCTCGGGGAGGGCGGTGTCTCCGCGCTGATGATCGGTCATGACGACGAGTATGTTCGGACGCTTTGCTGTGCCCATGTTCACTTTCCTTCGGCGATTCGCCATGATATACTACTCCCGAACTGACAGAATGACAATGCATCGGGCGGTATAAAAGATGGACGATCTGGCACGATTCGGCATCGATCTCCTTCGGATAGGAACGCGGCACTCGCCGGAGAAGAAAACGTTCGATGAATTCGGCCGGCGTACCGTGGGGCATTTTGTCATCGCGTACCTGGCTGCCGGGGAGGGGCGATTCGCCTCGGCGGGCGGACTTGTGCCGGTGAAGAAAGGCGATCTTATCATCTGCTCACCGGAACAGTGGCATCAGTACGGTCCCGAGAGAGGGGCACTTTGGTCGGAGTACTGGCTGACGGCAGATGGTCCGCTCGTTGAGCAGTTCCGCATCAGCGGGATATTCGATGCGCAGAGACCGGTCATCCATATCGGTACGGCGAAAGGTATTGTTGCCGACTGGGAGCGATGTCTCATGCTTATGGAAAAGAACGGCGACAGGGCTGAACGTGCGGCAGCGGTCGGTTCACTCCTCCTTCGCATTGCAGCGCTTGCCGACCGTGCCGAAATAAGCGATAGAAAGCGTGCGCTCATCGAACGCATCGTACGCACCATGCGCGTGCATGTCCGCGAAAGAAGATTCGATATTCGCGCCCATGCCGGCGAATTTGGGTACTCGTATACGCGAAAGCTCTTTAAGCGCTATACCGGCCATGCCCCCGATGAATATTTCAGGATGATAAAAATAGCCGCGGCGCGGGAGCGCCTCATACATACCGATGAAAAAGTTCATGCAGTAGCGGAGCGATTCGGTTTTCGCGATCAGTATTACTTTGCGCGATTGTTCAGGAAGATGGAAGGGGTATCGCCCCGGGGATATCGGAATACCTACGCGAGATGATTTCTCTATTTTATCTCGCGGCGGTAACGCACCCCTATCCCCCCCGCTGGGAAGGGAGAGGGGAATATGGTTTCCCATCGGGGAAATTGAATTTCCTATCAGGGAAACCGGATTTTCCGGATAGGTAGCGGCATTTCCCTGCAGGGGGATTCAACTATCTTGTCGGGAAATGGAATTTCCCACATGGGAAATACAGCTTCCCCGAAGGGAAATAATATTTCCTATGTGGATATGGTGTTTCATCTTCACTTTCCACCGAATACAGGTATTGTACCGTTATGAATATTATCGTCAATGGACTGCAATCTTTTCTCTCCCCTTTCCCTTCTCAGAGGGGAAAGGGGCCGGGGGATAGGGGAGCGTTTTTACAACAAATAAAAAAGGCGGAGCACATGCCCCGCCTTTTTTATTTGTTGTATCCGATCTATTTTTTCTTTTTCTTTCCAGCGGCCTTCTTTGCGGGTTTCTTCGCCGCTTTCTTGCCGCCGGCCTTTTTACCAGCCTTCTCTTCGATAGCCGCCTGAGCAGCCGCAAGACGCGCGATGGGCACGCGGAACGGTGAGCAGGAGACATAGTTCATGCCGACCTTATGGCAGAACTTGACAGAATCCGGATCGCCGCCGTGCTCGCCGCAGATGCCGACCTTGAGGTTCGGACGTGTTGTCCGGCCGCGGTCGATGCCTGTTTTAATGAGCTCGCCCACGCCTTCCTGGTCTATCGTCTGGAACGGATCGGCCGGGAGGAGCTTTGCAGTGAGATAATCCGGCAGGAACGATCCGATATCGTCGCGCGAGAAGCCGAATGACATCTGGGTGAGGTCATTGGTCCCGAACGAGAAGAACTCGGCCGTTTCCGCCATCTTGTTCGCCGTAAGCGCCGCGCGCGGTATCTCTATCATCGTGCCGTAGCTGTAGGGTATCTTCACGCCGAGGCTTTTTTCGACTTCGGCATGTATCTTTTCCACGAGCGCTTTCTGATGATTGAGCTCGTTCACCGTGCAGGTTACCGGTATCATGATCTCAGGATGCGCCTTGCCGCCCGATTTGAGTATCTCGCCGGCAGCTTCGAGTATCGCGCGGACCTGCATTTCGGTCACTTCGGGATACGTGACGCCGAGGCGTACGCCGCGGTGTCCGAGCATGGGGTTGTTCTCTTTGAGGGCGTCGCCGCGCTTATGTGCTTCATCGACGCTTATCCCCAGTTCGGCGGCCATCGCCGAGACCTTGTCGGCGCTGTGCGGGACGAATTCATGGAGCGGGGGATCGAGGAGTCGGATGGTGATGGGATAGCCGTTCAGGGCTTCCATCGTCGCTTTCATGTCTCCCTTGACGAACACGGAGAGTTCCTTCAGAGCGGCCTTTCGCTCATCGATGGTCTTTGACATTATCATCTTGCGGAGGAGGAAGAGCGGCTTGTCCGCGCCTTCACCGTAGAACATATGTTCCGTGCGGAAAAGGCCTATGCCTTCCGCGCCGAACGCTATCGCCTGTTTGGCGTCCTTGGGCGTGTCGGCATTGGTACGCACGTTGAGCACGCGCGCCTTGTCGACAAGCTTCATGAGCTCGGTGTACGATGTGTTCTTCTCAAGATCGGGTGAAACGAGCGGGATCTTCGTAGCATACACGGTGCCCTTCGTTCCGTTGAGGGATATCCAATCACCTTCTTTGACGACGGTGCCGTCCTTCGTCGTGAACGCTTTTCCGCCGTCATTGATGGAAATGTCCGAACAGCCGACGATGCAGCACTTGCCCCAGCCGCGTGCGACGAGTGCAGCGTGGCTTGTCATGCCGCCCTTCGCGGTGAGAATGGCTTCGGCTTTGTGCATGCCGTCAACGTCTTCCGGCGATGTTTCTTCGCGAACGAGGATCACCTTTTCGCCTCGCGCAACCCATGCCACTGCATCTTCAGAATTGAACACGACGCGACCCACAGCGCCGCCGGGGCCGGCGGGAAGGCCCTTGGCGACCACTTTCGCGGCGGCTTCGGCCTTCGGATCGTTCATCGGGAGGAGGAGCTCGACGAGCTGCTGCGGGGGAACACGCATGATGGCGGTTTCCGCGTCGATGAATTTTTCCTTGTACATATCGACGGCCATGCGAACAGCGGCCGTGCCGTTGCGCTTGCCATTGCGGCACTGGAGCATGAAGAGTTTGCCTTTTTCAATGGTGAACTCTATGTCCTGCATGTCGCGATAATGGTTCTCGAGGCGCTTCTGAATATCGTTCAGTTCCTTGTAGCAGGGGGCCATGATCTTCTCAAGCGTCGGAAGATTGCGGCTCTGGTCGTTCTTCGAATAATCATTGATAGGGGCGGGTGTGCGTATCCCGGCGACCACATCTTCGCCCTGCGCGTTGATGAGGTATTCGCCGTAGAAGCTGCCTTC
Coding sequences within it:
- the ppdK gene encoding pyruvate, phosphate dikinase, producing MPKYVYSFGGGKADGNESMKNLLGGKGANLAEMAGHPKLRLPVPPGFTITTDVCTHYYKNGRKYPPELKNQVEKALVQVEKIMGKKFGDASNPLLVSVRSGARKSMPGMMDTVLNVGLNDTTVQGIIKLTNNPRFAYDAYRRLVMMYADVVMEKAAGLEPARGKGIRKLMDERLGELKHSKGYKLDTDITAEELKALVVEFKDMVKKELGKPFPEKPEDQLWGGVGAVFASWNGKRAVEYRRIERIPDEWGTAVNVQSMVFGNMGDDSATGVAFTRNPGNGEGSFYGEYLINAQGEDVVAGIRTPAPINDYSKNDQSRNLPTLEKIMAPCYKELNDIQKRLENHYRDMQDIEFTIEKGKLFMLQCRNGKRNGTAAVRMAVDMYKEKFIDAETAIMRVPPQQLVELLLPMNDPKAEAAAKVVAKGLPAGPGGAVGRVVFNSEDAVAWVARGEKVILVREETSPEDVDGMHKAEAILTAKGGMTSHAALVARGWGKCCIVGCSDISINDGGKAFTTKDGTVVKEGDWISLNGTKGTVYATKIPLVSPDLEKNTSYTELMKLVDKARVLNVRTNADTPKDAKQAIAFGAEGIGLFRTEHMFYGEGADKPLFLLRKMIMSKTIDERKAALKELSVFVKGDMKATMEALNGYPITIRLLDPPLHEFVPHSADKVSAMAAELGISVDEAHKRGDALKENNPMLGHRGVRLGVTYPEVTEMQVRAILEAAGEILKSGGKAHPEIMIPVTCTVNELNHQKALVEKIHAEVEKSLGVKIPYSYGTMIEIPRAALTANKMAETAEFFSFGTNDLTQMSFGFSRDDIGSFLPDYLTAKLLPADPFQTIDQEGVGELIKTGIDRGRTTRPNLKVGICGEHGGDPDSVKFCHKVGMNYVSCSPFRVPIARLAAAQAAIEEKAGKKAGGKKAAKKPAKKAAGKKKKK
- a CDS encoding DUF2442 domain-containing protein — encoded protein: MHDVVSARHVGGYALDITFDNGRHGVVDFTEYLTRGVFTKLQHPDFFKRFFIDRETKTLCWPDEIDIDPDTLYHKATGERLPEWMSNTDD
- a CDS encoding AraC family transcriptional regulator; translated protein: MDDLARFGIDLLRIGTRHSPEKKTFDEFGRRTVGHFVIAYLAAGEGRFASAGGLVPVKKGDLIICSPEQWHQYGPERGALWSEYWLTADGPLVEQFRISGIFDAQRPVIHIGTAKGIVADWERCLMLMEKNGDRAERAAAVGSLLLRIAALADRAEISDRKRALIERIVRTMRVHVRERRFDIRAHAGEFGYSYTRKLFKRYTGHAPDEYFRMIKIAAARERLIHTDEKVHAVAERFGFRDQYYFARLFRKMEGVSPRGYRNTYAR
- a CDS encoding DUF4160 domain-containing protein, whose product is MPEISRFFGIIISIFYDDHNPPHFHARYGDFKAQILIDGFIVKEGELPPRALGLVIEWAALHKAELMKDWEKAKANLVPDKIEPLA
- a CDS encoding sulfatase-like hydrolase/transferase; the encoded protein is MANRRRKVNMGTAKRPNILVVMTDHQRGDTALPEHPARTPHLDALAKDGIIFTETYCPSPHCCPARATFFTGLYPTSHGVWNNICNDQALSRTIRPGTKVFSEDLAANGYKLHYAGKWHVSVETSPKDHGFTEHFVTGTKGEHHGQRWDQFRNALPSDVKKTAADGSIKRPGYVDFRLYGTREEQHHDEKTHAAALNALSDLKGEHDPWMLYVSYIGPHDPYMVPKKYLDRYRLDDIPLPPNYSDRMRDKPRVYQRMRDQVFGQLSETEVREGIRHFWAYCSYLDDLFGELMSALDATGQADDTLVIYTSDHGDYCGEHGLFAKGIPNFKGAYHVPATMRWKNGIKKPGRRVDSFISLADFAPTFLDLAGVRTNRYFSGTSITPFFRGETPDDWRDDIHFQCNGVELYYTQRAVKTKQFKYTFNGFDFDELYDLVKDPHETVNVSDDAAYADIKRDMCRRMWQFGKKENDGATNPYITVGLAPYGPGIAFER
- a CDS encoding 4Fe-4S binding protein, translated to MGSITIDPERCKGCELCVPECKQTHIAMSTAYNKKGYRFAEFKTDNCNACKLCAIACPEIAIEVMK